From Archaeoglobus sulfaticallidus PM70-1:
ATAATGTAAAGAGTGATTAAAGTGTTGAGAAACTGGGAATCTCACTGATTTTTACAGGATTGCTGGGCGATATAATTGTTCCAAAGGTTGCTTCCATATGTGCAACAGCAATTTTCGTAACCGGTTTGGTTCTGCTGGTTTTTTGGGATAACAAAGGCTAAAATGTTAAGTTAGGATGTTAAGTTGGCTACTGGTAAAGAAGTAATAAGCAAAATAAAAACAACAGACTACTCGTACTCTATCGTCGCTGGAGGTTTCGGAGTTATGTCGTAAACCACTCTTGCCACCTCGGGAATCTCGCCAGTTATCCTGAGTGCAATTCTCCTGAGCACATCGTATTCTATGTTTATCGGATCTGCAGTCATACCATCTCTTGAACCGACCGCTCTAACAGATATTATGTATCCCCAAACCCTGTTGTCTCCTTTAACTCCTGTTGCTTTTCCAACCAGTGCAGCAAAGCACTGCCATTTATCGTAGCTTGCAAGTTCCTCCTCAACTATGGCATTAGCCTTTCTAACAACCTCAACCTTCTCCGGAGTAACCTCTCCAACGATCCTGACTGCTAATCCCGGACCAGGGAAGGGCATTCTCTCAGATATTTCCTCTGGTAATCCCAAGTACCTCGCCACCTCCCTGACCTCATCTTTGTACAGCTCGCGGAGAGGCTCTATAACTCCCTTGAACTCGTAGTCAATCGGAAATCCACCAACATTGTGGTGGCTTTTGATTCCACCCTCGCTCTCGATGATGTCTGGATATATCGTTCCCTGTATTAGGTAGTCCGCATTCTTCTCCCTGGCAACTCTTTCAAAAATTCTGACAAAAAGCTCTCCAATTATCTTCCTTTTCTGCTCAGGATCCTCAACGCCTTTCAAAGCTTTCAGAAATTCTTCCCTCGCATCTATGAAGACCAGATTCATGTCGCTGAATATCTCCTTTATTCTCTCCGGCTCCCCCAATCGCATTAAGCCTGTATCAACAAAAACAGGAATGAGCTTGTCTCCAATAGCCCTGTAGGCTAAAGCCGTGCATACGCTGCTATCAACACCCCCGGATAACGCGATTATGGCTTTCCCATCACCTACCCTGCTCCTTATCTCCTCAATTGCTTTGTTAACGAACTTCTCAACATTCATTGATTTACCTCCTCAGAATATCTCAAACAGGCCTCCACAAACCCTGCAAACGGAGGTGATGGTGAATACGGCCTTGACTTGAATTCCGGATGGAACTGTGTTGCGAAGAAGAACCTCTTATCTGGCAACTCCAGAATTTCCATTCTCCTCCCTGAGTCG
This genomic window contains:
- the guaA gene encoding glutamine-hydrolyzing GMP synthase, which gives rise to MNVEKFVNKAIEEIRSRVGDGKAIIALSGGVDSSVCTALAYRAIGDKLIPVFVDTGLMRLGEPERIKEIFSDMNLVFIDAREEFLKALKGVEDPEQKRKIIGELFVRIFERVAREKNADYLIQGTIYPDIIESEGGIKSHHNVGGFPIDYEFKGVIEPLRELYKDEVREVARYLGLPEEISERMPFPGPGLAVRIVGEVTPEKVEVVRKANAIVEEELASYDKWQCFAALVGKATGVKGDNRVWGYIISVRAVGSRDGMTADPINIEYDVLRRIALRITGEIPEVARVVYDITPKPPATIEYE